The Nostoc sp. 'Lobaria pulmonaria (5183) cyanobiont' genome window below encodes:
- a CDS encoding PhoH family protein, protein MAGALTIQLPNITSAIALGGDGEENLKILSRQTGAALVLRGQELVISGTEGQIDLASRLVRSLEDLWIKGNTISSADILTAHQAIDSDRQGELQDLQRDVLAKSRRGEQVRAKTFRQRQYIDALRRCDLTFGIGPAGTGKTYLAVVVAVQALLANQFEKLILTRPAVEAGEKLGFLPGDLQQKVNPYLRPLYDAIYEFIDPEKVPSLMERGVIEVAPLAYMRGRTLNNAFIIVDEAQNTTPAQMKMVLTRLGFRSRMVITGDMTQTDLPLHQQSGLVVALQILKHVEGIAFCEFSQRDVVRHPLVQRIVAAYEQYEK, encoded by the coding sequence ATGGCAGGTGCCTTAACAATTCAGCTGCCGAATATTACCAGTGCGATCGCTCTTGGCGGAGATGGAGAAGAAAATCTCAAAATTCTATCTCGGCAAACAGGAGCCGCTTTAGTGCTACGCGGACAAGAATTAGTGATTTCTGGTACTGAAGGGCAAATCGATCTGGCTTCTCGATTAGTGCGATCGCTTGAAGACCTCTGGATTAAAGGCAATACTATTTCCAGTGCCGATATTTTAACAGCTCATCAAGCCATAGATAGCGATCGCCAAGGGGAACTGCAAGATTTACAGCGAGATGTCCTCGCCAAAAGTCGCCGGGGTGAACAAGTTCGTGCCAAAACCTTCCGCCAGCGCCAATATATCGACGCACTCCGCAGATGCGATCTCACATTTGGGATTGGCCCTGCTGGTACTGGTAAAACTTATCTCGCTGTTGTTGTTGCTGTGCAAGCACTCCTTGCTAACCAGTTTGAAAAGCTAATTTTAACTCGCCCTGCCGTTGAAGCCGGCGAAAAACTCGGTTTTTTGCCTGGAGACTTACAGCAGAAAGTTAATCCCTATCTTCGCCCACTTTACGATGCTATTTATGAATTCATCGACCCAGAAAAAGTACCCAGTTTAATGGAACGCGGTGTGATTGAAGTCGCACCACTTGCCTATATGCGGGGACGCACTCTCAATAACGCCTTTATAATTGTGGATGAAGCTCAAAATACTACACCCGCTCAGATGAAAATGGTTTTGACTCGTTTGGGTTTCCGTTCGCGGATGGTGATTACAGGCGACATGACACAAACTGATTTGCCACTTCACCAACAATCGGGTTTAGTAGTGGCTTTACAAATTTTAAAACACGTTGAAGGCATTGCCTTTTGTGAATTTTCCCAAAGAGATGTTGTGCGCCATCCTCTAGTTCAGCGTATTGTTGCCGCTTATGAACAATATGAAAAATAG
- a CDS encoding KH domain-containing protein, whose product MFLSRSVQQPHHNFGTKLPTASPNYVELVRFLVQPFLESPETLSVDCEISQALNRVWVRIAFESTDKGKVFGRGGRNIQAIRTVIAAAAAAAGQSTYLDIYGSTTPGREGMSFDEDTEERSPPPTKREPRANDGPKPIVKPRLR is encoded by the coding sequence ATGTTTTTGAGCAGGTCAGTGCAACAGCCGCATCATAATTTCGGAACAAAACTCCCAACAGCTAGCCCCAACTATGTTGAGCTGGTTCGGTTTTTGGTGCAGCCGTTTTTGGAATCTCCAGAGACATTAAGCGTCGATTGTGAAATTTCTCAGGCCCTCAACCGGGTTTGGGTTCGCATCGCCTTTGAAAGCACAGATAAAGGAAAAGTATTTGGTCGAGGGGGACGCAATATTCAGGCGATTCGTACAGTAATTGCCGCAGCCGCCGCCGCAGCTGGGCAATCAACATACCTGGATATCTACGGCAGCACCACTCCGGGCCGCGAGGGTATGTCTTTTGATGAAGACACAGAAGAGCGATCGCCACCGCCGACTAAGAGAGAACCGCGTGCAAATGATGGGCCTAAACCCATTGTTAAACCACGCCTCCGCTAG
- the rpsP gene encoding 30S ribosomal protein S16: MIKLRLKRFGKKREASYRIVAINNLARRDGRPLEELGFYNPRTDEVRLDVPGIVKRLQQGAQPTDTVRRILVKANVFEQVSATAAS, translated from the coding sequence ATGATCAAACTGCGCTTGAAAAGATTCGGTAAAAAGCGGGAAGCAAGTTACCGCATTGTCGCCATTAACAACCTCGCTCGCCGCGATGGCCGTCCCTTAGAAGAATTGGGATTTTATAACCCCAGAACGGATGAAGTGCGACTAGACGTTCCCGGTATCGTCAAGCGACTACAACAAGGCGCTCAACCCACTGACACCGTTCGTCGCATTCTAGTAAAAGCTAATGTTTTTGAGCAGGTCAGTGCAACAGCCGCATCATAA
- the ffh gene encoding signal recognition particle protein, with the protein MFDALSDRLESAWKKLRGQDKISQSNIQDALREVRRALLEADVNLQVVKDFISEVEAKAQGAEVITGVRPDQQFIKIVHDELVQVMGEENVPIAEAQEQPTIILMAGLQGTGKTTATAKLALHLRKLERSCLLVATDVYRPAAIDQLVTLGKQIDVPVFELGNDADPVEIARQGVERGRAEGVNTVIIDTAGRLQIDEDMMAELARIKATVQPDETLLVVDAMTGQEAANLTRTFHEQIGITGAILTKLDGDSRGGAALSVRKISGAPIKFVGVGEKVEALQPFYPDRMASRILGMGDVLTLVEKAQEEFDLADAEKMQEKILSAKFDFTDFLKQLRMLKNMGSLGGLIKMIPGMNKLSDDQLKQGETQLKRCEAMINSMTRQERHDPDLLASSPSRRRRIASGSGYRESDVSKLVGDFQKMRSLMQQMGQGGFPGMPGMFGGGGMGNAFAGAGNRPPAPGWRGYDGAPATKKKKPKDKKKKGFGNL; encoded by the coding sequence ATGTTTGATGCTCTATCTGACCGTTTAGAATCAGCCTGGAAAAAACTGCGGGGACAGGACAAAATTTCTCAATCCAACATTCAAGATGCATTGCGCGAAGTGCGCCGCGCCTTGTTGGAAGCAGATGTCAATCTCCAGGTAGTAAAAGATTTTATTAGCGAAGTCGAAGCCAAGGCACAGGGAGCCGAGGTGATTACCGGCGTGCGACCTGACCAACAGTTCATCAAAATTGTTCATGATGAACTGGTGCAGGTAATGGGAGAAGAAAATGTTCCCATAGCAGAAGCCCAGGAACAGCCTACTATTATTCTCATGGCTGGGTTGCAAGGTACTGGTAAAACCACGGCTACCGCTAAGTTAGCCTTACATCTTCGGAAATTAGAGCGTAGCTGCTTGTTGGTGGCGACAGACGTATATCGCCCAGCAGCGATCGACCAGTTGGTGACGTTGGGTAAGCAAATTGACGTACCAGTATTTGAACTAGGAAACGACGCCGATCCTGTAGAAATCGCAAGGCAAGGTGTAGAACGCGGTAGGGCAGAAGGTGTCAACACAGTAATTATTGATACTGCTGGTCGCCTGCAAATTGACGAAGATATGATGGCGGAATTAGCCCGCATCAAAGCAACCGTCCAACCCGATGAAACGCTGTTGGTGGTGGATGCGATGACTGGTCAAGAAGCAGCAAATCTTACCCGCACCTTCCACGAACAGATCGGCATTACTGGAGCGATTCTTACAAAATTAGATGGTGATAGCCGTGGTGGTGCAGCGCTTTCGGTGCGAAAGATTTCGGGAGCGCCGATTAAATTTGTGGGCGTGGGTGAGAAAGTCGAGGCACTGCAACCGTTTTATCCCGATCGCATGGCATCGCGGATTCTCGGTATGGGCGATGTGTTGACCCTGGTAGAAAAAGCCCAGGAAGAGTTTGACTTAGCAGACGCTGAGAAAATGCAGGAGAAAATTTTGTCAGCAAAGTTTGACTTTACTGACTTTCTCAAGCAGTTGCGGATGCTGAAGAACATGGGTTCTCTGGGAGGCTTGATCAAGATGATTCCAGGGATGAACAAGCTTTCAGATGATCAACTCAAGCAAGGAGAAACCCAGTTAAAGCGCTGTGAGGCAATGATTAACTCCATGACTCGCCAAGAACGCCACGACCCCGATTTATTAGCTAGTTCTCCCAGTCGGCGGCGGCGGATTGCTTCTGGTTCCGGCTATAGAGAGTCAGATGTCAGCAAACTGGTGGGTGATTTCCAAAAAATGCGATCGCTCATGCAGCAAATGGGTCAAGGTGGCTTCCCTGGAATGCCGGGAATGTTCGGCGGTGGCGGTATGGGCAACGCCTTCGCCGGTGCTGGTAATCGTCCCCCAGCCCCCGGATGGCGAGGTTATGATGGTGCCCCAGCCACGAAAAAGAAAAAACCCAAAGATAAAAAGAAAAAAGGCTTTGGCAATCTTTAA